From the genome of Streptomyces sp. NBC_01304:
CCAAGTGCCCGGCCGGCGGCGCTGCCCGCTGTCGAGTAATTCGGGCTGGCCCGCCTGAGCGTGCGTTACGAAACCTGTGCTTCCCTCCTTAGTCCTTGCAGTCCAAGAAGGTGCAGGTGGAGGCGGGGCGTCACTCGGGGCGCGCTTCATGGCAGACTCGTCCTCGCGCGGGTATACCTGTGCACCCCTGCTGCTCCTGCTTCCCCCTCCGGGAGGCGGGGGCTTTTTTGTTTGCCCGTCGTCTCCAAGCCTCGGTCTGCTGACCGGGGCTTTTCGCGTCTCGGAGGTCGTTCGTGTATGTGCTGTCTGCCGGTCTCTTCTCCGGCTCGCTGATCTACGTGGTGTGCGTCATCGCGCTCGTGGTCGTCCTGGCTGCCCTCGTGGCCTGGGTCATCCGAGCGGTGCTCGACAAGACGCAAGCGGAGGACGTGCCGGATGTCCTGGTCGGGCTGAGCCAGGTGATCGGTGCGTTGTCCTGCTTCCTGCCGTGGGGCAAGTGGCGCAACACCGCTGGCGAGGCAGTCCCGGCTGGAGAACCGGCGCAGCCCTCAGGGGCTGGCGCCGTCGCGCCGCAGCCCTCGACAATCAACCTCACCGCCGGACAAGTCGCCGTGGTCCGCGAGGCCTTGACGGAGCTGCGCCCCGACACCGTGCAGTTGCCGATGGCTGGGGAGAGGGGGCAGCAGTGAGGCGGCAGCACACCTTCCGTGATCCCACGGCGAACCGCAGCACTTCCTCGATCCAGATCGAGGAAGTGCTGCGCAGGCTCACGCCCCGCGAGGCCTCGGCTTTCCGCATGGTCTTCCAGGGGCACCCTGTGGCGACGGTCGCCTCCGAGATGGGGATCTCGGAGCAGGGTGTACAGGGGCTGCTTCATAGGGCCAGGAACAAGCTGCGGCATTCAGACGTCCTCGATGTGGTTGACGAGTTCCGTGCAGCGGACGCAGGGCGGGCGCGGCAGGAAGTCCCGCCCCTGACCAGGCACTGCGCCCAGTGCCAAGCTCAATTCGAGTTGCATCAACCATCTCCCGGGCAGATGCACGGGGGCAGACCGCGCCTCTTCTGCTCGAACGCCTGCCGTCAGACGGCCTATCGGAACCGCAAGGCCGCGGCCGAAGCAACACCACAGCCGGACAGCACCAGCCCGCCGGTCCCGTCGCGGCCACAACGGGTGAGGACTCGTCTGTCCGTCTGCCACTCAAGCACCGGAGGCGACCTCGGCGACGATTGCTTGTTGTTCCCCGGACATGAGGGCCTACACCGCACCCTTGTCGACCTAGACACCACGCCTCGGTGGGCCTCGTGGCAGGCGGCCCCGCCGGCGCACGATTCGAACCTTTGGGAGGCGCCCACCGCATGCAAGTTCCAGCCGGTGTGCACGGCTGCACCGCAACTGACGCTGTGGTGCCTGCTGCCTGAAGGCCACACAGGCGTACACGCGTTCTCCGAACCACCTCAGTGGATGTCCGGACCAACTCGGTGGAGGTACGCGCCCAAGCGATCGATGCTCTCCCGCAGCGTCATAAGTGCGCTGCGCGTGAGGATCTCCCCCGGAGGAGCCGGCAGTACGGACTCCGGCATACCGGTGACGTGCTGACATGGGAGAACGCCCAACTAGGCCGTCGCGGCTACGGATACCATGTGATCGATGTCGATCTGATGCCCCGGATTGCCGGTGATCGTCTGGTCGTCGTAGTACGACACCCACTCCCCCTCGGTCACCGCGCAGCCCTCGCCCGGGTGACCTCCGTGGTGGCCTCCGCAATCAGGATCTCCTCGACCACCGGCAGCAGGGCGACGGCCTTCTGCAGCGACGTCTTCAACGGCACCGGCCCCGCCGGGACATCCGCAGACACCGCGGGCGCGGCTGCGAAGGAGAGGAACAGGGCGCACGGCAGGGCGACGAGAGCCCATGAGCGGCGGCTGCGGATACGGCTGGTGATCATCTGTCCTCTGTACCCGTGAAGACAGCAGGCGTGCGATCAATGACCCGCCGCCCAGCGTTTGTTCACTCGGACAGCACGGCACAAGGTGGCCGGGATTCCGATGCGAGGAACCGATGTCACATCTGCGGTGGTGTTCTGCACTAGGGGGTGTACGCGGCGCGCAGGGTGTCGCCGAGCAGAACGGAGGCCGGCATGGACCCGGTGTTGATCGCCTTGATGGGGGCGCTCGCGGTGTGGCTCCTGCGGGTGGTCCATGCATGGATCACCGGCCGCGCCCAGATCAAGGTGGCTGAGGCCGGCCAGCAGGGGCTGAGCGAGCGGACCCGGTCGCTCCCGCCCGGCAGCCGTCTGCGCGAGCGCAACTCCGGCTGGCGAGTCGACATCGAGGTAGGGACGCCCAAGGCCCAGCGTGGCGGCGACCATGGCTGAACTGCCCGCCTCGCCAAGGCCGCCCCT
Proteins encoded in this window:
- a CDS encoding RNA polymerase sigma factor, coding for MLRRLTPREASAFRMVFQGHPVATVASEMGISEQGVQGLLHRARNKLRHSDVLDVVDEFRAADAGRARQEVPPLTRHCAQCQAQFELHQPSPGQMHGGRPRLFCSNACRQTAYRNRKAAAEATPQPDSTSPPVPSRPQRVRTRLSVCHSSTGGDLGDDCLLFPGHEGLHRTLVDLDTTPRWASWQAAPPAHDSNLWEAPTACKFQPVCTAAPQLTLWCLLPEGHTGVHAFSEPPQWMSGPTRWRYAPKRSMLSRSVISALRVRISPGGAGSTDSGIPVTC